A single genomic interval of Helicoverpa armigera isolate CAAS_96S chromosome 22, ASM3070526v1, whole genome shotgun sequence harbors:
- the LOC110373653 gene encoding uncharacterized protein LOC110373653, which yields MTDKEISVEELEETVKRTDEQLDMMEWKMDNVEKELVAPINTQDMCIMHLLKSVSEVRSDYQQLRRELVEVQALQRELSSRLRTQLRLVHGKFARLRQRLAAASPPR from the exons ATGACTGACAAAGAAATTTCAGTGGAGGAACTCGAGGAAACG GTGAAGCGTACAGACGAACAGCTGGACATGATGGAGTGGAAGATGGACAACGTGGAGAAGGAGCTGGTGGCGCCCATCAACACGCAGGACATGTGTATCATGCACCTGCTCAAGTCCGTCTCCGAG GTGCGGTCGGACTACCAGCAGCTGAGGCGCGAGCTGGTGGAGGTACAGGCTCTGCAGCGAGAGCTCTCCTCGAGGCTGCGCACACAGCTGCGGCTCGTCCACGGCAAGTTCGCGCGACTCCGGCAGCGCCTCGCCGCCGCCTCCCCACCGCGCTGA